Proteins encoded within one genomic window of Humulus lupulus chromosome 1, drHumLupu1.1, whole genome shotgun sequence:
- the LOC133791517 gene encoding uncharacterized protein LOC133791517: MQLFQWLFNKSTAEEKGRENSLDSSTNQKERVTDQKVKSKHSIVFKHHDGVFGSFDKNSKHRKVEGKKFLKLFFLCRKDISTACFYSTINLKNLSSDIDTRHHWVNSMKMKKEDIARGLGIVSKVDQTSHAGNRVLPISETTVSNFTNKTNDTKNGSTEKKDKVNNKGDNNKSKTISRMKELLRWASTTKSDKGGKFIGRKVLLFRNKGALKAVPDDDELSLESPKISFRWDVESCSTTTSSVYSTISVATSLKNDPTLNMMQISLTSTSNDIQDSDHHSIPKKGNWITTDSEFVVLEL, encoded by the exons ATGCAG CTTTTTCAATGGCTTTTTAACAAGTCAACAGCTGAGGAAAAGGGAAGAGAGAACAGCTTAGACTCTTCTACTAATCAGAAGGAAAGAGTTACTG ATCAGAAAGTTAAGTCAAAACATAGCATTGTGTTTAAGCATCATGATGGGGTTTTTGGGAGCTTTGATAAGAACAGCAAGCACAGAAAAGTTGAAGGTAAAAAGTTCTTAAAGCTGTTTTTCCTTTGTAGAAAGGATATATCAACAGCTTGCTTTTACAGCACAATTAATTTGAAGAATCTTAGTAGTGACATTGATACAAGACATCATTGGGTTAACTCAATGAAGATGAAGAAAGAAGATATTGCTAGAGGATTAGGTATTGTTAGTAAGGTAGATCAAACTTCTCATGCAGGGAACAGAGTCTTGCCAATCAGTGAAACGACAGTATCAAACTTTACCAACAAGACAAACGACACAAAAAATGGCTCCACTGAAAAGAAAGACAAAGTCAACAACAAGGGTGACAACAACAAGTCCAAAACCATCTCTAGAATGAAGGAGCTACTGAGATGGGCTTCTACTACCAAATCAGATAAAGGAGGCAAATTTATTGGCCGTAAG GTTCTGCTATTTAGAAACAAAGGAGCTCTAAAAGCAGTACCAGATGATGATGAACTGAGTCTGGAGTCGCCTAAGATAAGCTTCAGATGGGATGTAGAGAGCTGTTCCACTACTACTTCTTCTGTTTATTCAACCATTTCAGTGGCTACTTCCTTGAAGAACGATCCAACTCTTAACATGATGCAGATCTCATTAACTTCAACTAGTAATGATATTCAAGATTCAGACCATCATAGTATCCCCAAGAAAGGAAATTGGATCACAACAGACTCTGAAT